Proteins from a single region of Hydra vulgaris chromosome 12, alternate assembly HydraT2T_AEP:
- the LOC136088615 gene encoding E3 ubiquitin-protein ligase PDZRN3-like yields the protein MDNNNQIDLTCPICLDIADDAVETECCGHIFCEKCVKNVKSCPLCNIAPPSFRIALFGRRLIGNLPKKCDNEGCGKDVARSEFNRHKSLCEFLIIKCYIPTCSFESNKKNLMNHLLTSHSDSVIKILEEYYSTNSSNKISNSRSFISTKINSKGRQARLGATGKYYCSGKLDLASKCKCCDGNCGPDNGCNCTSCMALDISTRKLPSGWYVNKEGFPCVKGDSGKFYCGRKMSLESSDSFCGPDDGPNCLSCEIIGFEESVYQKVR from the coding sequence ATGGACAATAATAATCAAATTGACTTAACTTGTCCTATTTGTTTGGATATTGCTGATGACGCTGTTGAAACTGAATGTTGTGGTCATATATTTTGCgaaaaatgtgtgaaaaatgTAAAGTCTTGTCCTTTATGCAACATAGCACCGCCTTCATTCAGAATTGCATTATTCGGTAGACGGCTGATTGgtaatttaccaaaaaaatgtgataatgaaGGTTGTGGAAAAGATGTAGCACGATCTGAATTTAACAGGCACAAATCGTTATGtgagtttttaataataaaatgctaTATTCCAACTTGCTCTTTCGAGTCCAATAAAAAGAACTTGATGAATCATTTATTAACCTCTCATAGTGACTCTGTCATTAAGATATTAGAAGAGTATTACTCTACAAATTCCTCTAATAAAATCAGTAACTCTAGAAGTTTTATTAGTACTAAAATTAACTCAAAGGGTAGACAAGCTAGGCTTGGCGCGACGGGAAAATACTATTGCTCTGGAAAGCTTGATTTGGCATCAAAATGTAAATGCTGTGATGGTAATTGCGGTCCAGATAATGGGTGTAATTGTACTTCTTGTATGGCACTAGATATTAGTACACGCAAACTTCCTTCAGGTTGGTATGTTAATAAAGAAGGATTTCCATGCGTAAAAGGAGATTCTGGTAAGTTTTATTGTGGCAGAAAGATGAGCCTTGAATCTTCAGACAGTTTCTGTGGTCCAGATGATGGTCCCAACTGTTTGTCTTGTGAAATCATTGGATTTGAAGAAAGTGTTTATCAAAAAGTTCGATAA